CAGCCTGATCCCCGCCAGCCTGCCCTCGCCCGCCGCCCAGGCATTCGCGACCTACCTGCGCGCCGCCGCCGACTTCTATAGCGGTCGCTTCGACGAAGCCAGCCAGGGTTTCACTGCACTGGCCGGCAGCTCCCAACCCTGGCTCAAGGAAACCGCGGCATACATGAGCGCGCGCACGCTGCTCAACCAGGCGCAGCAGGACGCTTTCGACGAATACGGCCAGCTCACCGAAGAAATCGCCGACAAGGCCCTGGCGCAACAGGCCGCTCAGGGGCTGCAGGCCTACCTGTCTGCCTGGCCACAAGGGACCTATGCAGCTTCGGCCAGGGGCCTGCTGCGCCGGGTTTACTGGCTCAGCGGCGAGGATGAACAACTGACCACCGAGTACATCTGGCAATTGACCCAGGCCCGCGAAGAACAGCGCAACGTCGACCTCGACGAACTGGTCAACGAGATCGACCTCAAGCTGTTGGGCGCCGGGACTGGCATTCTTCCCGACCCCATGCTGATGGCCGTCAGCGACCTGCTGATGATGCGTGAACAGAACCAAACGCGCCTGTCGCTGGACGATCTGCAGGCCCAGAAGGCGGTGTTCGACAGCCAGCCGGCGCTGTTCGACTACTTGCAGGCGGCGCATGCCCTGTACGTGCAGGACGACCCGGCCAAGGCCCTGACCTTGCTGCCCGCGGCCCCGGCGGCCAACCTCGACTACCTGGGCTTCAGCCAGCAGATGCTGCGTGGCCTGGCCCTGCAGGCCCGGCAGGACTGGAAAGGCGCGCAGCAGACCTGGCTGGCAATCCTGCCCCAGGCCAATGCGCCCTTGCAGCGCGAACAACTGGAGCTGGCCCTGGCGATGAGCTACGAGCGCGACGAGCAACTGGCGCGGGTGTTCGCCAGCGACTCGCCGATCCGCTCGCAGCAGGTGCGCAACATCCTCCTCAGCCATGTGGCCGATGCCGAGCTGCTGCGCCAGCAAACTACCCAGGGCATGGATGAACAGGAACGCCAGCTGGCGCTGTTCGTGCTGCTGTACAAGGATCTGCTGCGCAGCCGCTACGCGGATTTTGCCGAAGACTTCAAACGCCTGCCCAGCCCGATGGCCGGCGAGAACCTCGGCCGTGCGCTGGACTACTTCTACTTCAACCAGCAGGCGCCTACCCTGGCGATGTTCCAGTGGCAGGGCGACAAGGCCGAATCCGGCTATGCCTGCCCCACCATCGCGCAGACCGCCGCCGCACTGCAGGCCGACAGCAAGGATCCCAAGGGGCTGAACTGCCTGGGCGAGTTCATCCTGCGCAATCGCCTGGACAGCATGTCCCTGGATCAACGCCGCGACGCCGACACCCTGGGCGGCACCGCGCCAGGCTTTACCGGCGAGGTGTATTCACGCCTGGACGGCTATCGCCAGGTCATCGACAACCCCAAGGCCGGTCGCGACGAGAAAGCCTACGCACTGTTCCGCGCGATCAACTGCTACGCGCCCTCCGGCTATAACAGCTGCGGCGGCCAGGAGGTCGAGCCGCCGGTACGCAAGGCCTGGTTCCGCCAACTCAAGACCACCTACGCCAGCACCCAATGGGGCCAGACCCTGCAGTACTACTGGTGAAATCCGTGAGGGCATGGCGCTGGCTGGCGCTGTTCGGCCTGCTCGGCGCCTTGCCGGCAGCCGCAGCGGTAGACGCCCGCCACTACGATGCCTTCTGGCTCTGGGCCGGCGTCGAGGGGCAACCGGTGCTCGCCGAGGCCAGGACCCTGTACTTGCTGCAGGGCCAGGTCAGCCAATCGCGACGCAGCGGCCAGGTCAACTTCATCGCCCAGGGCCCGGCGGTCAGCCGCCTGCCGCAGCCGGAACTGTGGATCGTCTACCGCGCCCACACGTTGCGTTGGCCAGATTCGGTGTATCGCCAGTTGTTCGCCCAGGTGCGACGCTGGCGGGCCGCTGGCAACCCGGTTATCGGCATCCAGATCGACTTCGACGCGCGCACCCGCTACCTGGACGAATACGTCAGCTTCCTGCGCGACCTGCGCCAGCGCCTGCCCGCCGACTACCGCCTGAGCATCACCGGCCTGCTGGACTGGAGCAGCCACGCCGACGCCAACGCCATCGCCGACCTCAAGGGCGTGGTCGACGAAGTGGTGGTACAGACCTACCAGGGCCGCCACAGCATCCCCGACTACGGCGCCTACCTACCCCGCCTGAGCCGCCTGGGCCTGCCATTCAAGGTGGGCCTGATTCAGGACGGCCATTGGCAGGCCCCCGACTTTCTGAGCGACAGCCCCTGGTTCCGCGGCTACGTGGTGTTCCTGCAGAACCGCTGAGCGCCGCCGAGCGCTTTTTTCGCTTAAGCGCATGAAAAATCTGAAAAAACATTTGCATAAGAAAAAGCGTTCGACTACATTAGCGCACCTCGACGGACGCAACGTCCGAAACGAGCTACGGTGAGATGTCCGAGTGGTTTAAGGAGCACGCCTGGAAAGTGTGTATACGAGAAATCGTATCGAGGGTTCGAATCCCTCTTTCACCGCCAAATTGAAAAAACGCGAAGCCCCTGATTTCATTGAATGAATCAGGGGCTTCGTGGTTTTCGGCGTCTTAAAAAGTCCCCCATGGGAACGCCCATGAGAACATTTTGGGAATGGACCTACATCTGTAGGGCGTTTTCCAGCATGCCGATCACGTCCGGACCGTCCTCGTTGACCCAGATGCCGTAGTGCTTTCGGATCATCTTGCCGTCGGCGAGCCGCTGCAGTTGCCGGTCAAACTCTTCGGCGGCTACTCGGGCATCTGGAGCGCCATGATTTCCTCGCTGCCAGTCATGCGCCCGGCGTAGCGATCAAATGGACGAAATAATCAAGCCTGCTGCGTCAATTCCCCTGAACTGAGCGGCGGTTACCACCTGCCGCGCTTCGGCCGCGTGGTGGCCATCGCGGACGCCCCGGCCGAGGCCGGCCTGTGCGATGACTTCCGGCCGCGCTACGCGGTCGACATCGAGGTGCTGCTGCCGTCCGGCGAACCGGATCCGGCGCTGCCCCTGCTCGCCGGCGTGCCGTTACCGCTGCCTTCGGGCGGCGAGGAAATGGGCATGTTTGCCCTCCCCCAGGAGGGCACCCGAGTGGTGGTGTGGTTCGCGTATGGCTCGCCCAGCCACCCCCACATCCAGTCGATCCTGCCGCACGGCCTGAGCCTGCCCAAGGTCCTCAACGGCGACCAGGTCTGGCAGCACAGCGACGGCGTGCAGCAGCGCGTCACGGGCGACGGCGACTGGCTGCGCCAGACTGATGGCAAGATCCATGACCAGGCGATCACCCGCGAGGTCGAGGCCCTGGGCAACAAGGAGCGCTACCAGAGCCACACTCAGCACGTGCAGCACCATTCCACCGAGACGGTAGAGGGATCAAGAAGGTCGAGGTGCCGGGCGCGCTCAAGATGGCCAGCGCCGGCACTGCCAGTCTGGCAGCCCTGGACGACCTGCACCAGGCCAGCGGCCGCGATTACAACCTGGTGGTGGACAAGAAGCACAACGCCGCCGTGGGTGGCGACATGGCCGAGCGGATCGCAGGCCTGCGCGAGAGCATCACCCAAAAGAGCCAGCGGCTGCAGGCGCCGAAAAGCTGGGTCGGGTCCGAGGCGGTCAACATCTTCCAGATGCTGGTGGACACCCTGGACCTGCTCCAGGAGATGAACACGCAGATCGCCGCGCACGTACACCCTGGCCCGAACACGCCGCCGACCAATGCGGCAGCGTTTGCGGCAAATGCGGCGAAGGCGGGGGTGATGTCGGCGACGTTAGGATCTGTGACGTTTAAGGTTCAATAGCTTCGTCGATTTGATTTTTTATGAGTGTTACTAATGAGTTTGCAGACACTGATGCCGAGTGCCTAAACATTTTGTGGCCCGGTATGTATTGCAGTTTCTGTACATTCAAACATATGGAAAGCCCGCCGCTAAGGATTCTAAAGGCATCTTTATGCGCAGGGAGCTCAGGTGATTCACCACTATAAACCTCTGCATTTGATTGCTCGTAAAATTCACGGCTCCAAATTTCTTCTCCGTCCTCATCTAACACGGCACCCTTTTGAACTTTATAATTTTTGCCAATATCCAGCAGTGGATCGTCTCCAATCGGCTCAATTGGCTCTGAGAACAAGTATATCAATGGTGAGGCTGAGTTGGTGAGCGCGGTGATGTAGATTACAAGCCCTGAAAACTTGAATAGGTACCCACATTCGTTATCGTTTGCATAGAGAACACTATGCCCGTCCTGAGATATAGAAATAATCTGTGTATGCCCAGAGCAGTGCCCGTTCACCACATCAGATGAGAATCTGAGACCACCTTGTTTTTCCATGTGCTGTAGGACGATGTTAGCCTTCTCAGGATCAGTGATTAGGACCACGTCAGGCACCGAAGCATTGATCTTCGCTGCTTGCAAGGCAGCTATGAGTCCCTCGACCGCTTGAGCCTTCACTTTGTTCTCAAGTTCCCCATGAGCAGCTTTCGTTAGATTGTATGCCCGCTCCAAGTCTACCCTACCTTGGGCGCGCGTATACGTTTCCCCAAGTATCGGTGCCAATAAGTGATCTAGAGTAAATAGCACTTTTAGAAGCGTTTTTGCGATGTCTTGCTCTAAGATTATGACTGCGCTATGCGTAATCTTGTTGCGCCACGTCTCGACCTTTAAAAATAACGCTCTCGCATCATCGCTCATTGATATGTTCAGGATGTCTCTAAGCCTATCTATAGACTCCTTGAAAGTTATGGTGTGAACACCATCCGCCTCGTATAGCTCAGATATTTCATTTTTGTTCTTGCTTTTGTAAGCGCCCTTGAGCTTGCTGATATCAGAGTACAAAAGCAGCTCATTCCTCTCTCTGAGTATGTGTTTAAACAATATTTCCATTCCGTGCTGAATGCTCAATATTGAATCTTTCAAAGCGGAGAATCGCTCTATCTCAGGGGCTCCGGAGATTTCAAGATCCTCATGTTTGGTTAAGTGGGTGTAGCCTTTCCTCAGGGAGTCAAATCCGTTCTCGATTAGGGATATCTGCACTTCAAGATTCCTTCTAAAAATGTCCGTACTAGATAATCTTTAAGGATAACTTAGCTTGCTTGAAAAAATCCTATTGTCCCAAAAAAAAACAGCTCGAAAAATCACTTATCCCCCTCCCGCCGACGGGCTTTGCGTCCCGTTCTTGTGCAAACCAGGCAGGTGATGCAAACCATGCTCCAGGCCACGCCGTCCGTGCGCCCTCACATGGCACGAGCCATTACACACAGTGCAAAGCTTTGCAGAAAAATGTCACGGGGTTGCACGACGTGCTGCAGGCCGTCCAAGACGATCGATCTGGCGATAGGCCCGGCCCGCTTGGACGAAAAATTGGAAAACAGGCGAAAATGGGGATTTTCAAAATCTGCACTGCTCCAGAATTGGCATGTGTACAGTTTAAAGCCGAGGTGACATAAATCACTACACGCCTTTAAAATCGTGGCTTTCAGAGTGAGGAGATGCTGCAATCCCTTGCAAAAATCGGCATCTGCATCTGCATCTGCATCTGCATCTGCAGTGCAGAGTCTCCTCCCGTCTGGCGAACTCGTCCCCCACCATGCCTGCCTGCTAAACCTATGGCGAACCCGGCCCCTCACATCTGCGTGCAGCGCCAGCTCGGCCATGGTGCTTGGCAGGATCGCGCACACGGCGCCACTCTTCACATTTCTTCACTCCCTCTCTCTTCTGCTACGATCACAGCACACATATGGAATAGGAACAGACAGTCTCTTCGGCAAGCCAGTTTATCGGACTGTGAGATTGCTCTGCTTTATAAAAGTTCATGAGAAAGAAATGAATAAGATTGAAGAGTTGACTCTTGGTGAATCGTATAGCTTTCAGGTGGTATTCATCCAAAATGGAAATGCTTTCGCAGCAAAGATAGAAGCCAACCCAGACAAAATAACGCTTACGATAATGACGGAGCATACGAACCTAAAGGAATTACAACCACTTGAACCACACATTGACGAGATCATATGTCAACACCGGCACGATAAATTTATTCTTGGGGAGCTTGAGATGCTTACCTCTTCGACCCGAGAGATCTGCGCCGTTACGAAAACATGGTTCCAAGAATACAGCTATAGTGCAAAATACTTACTCTACTGCACGAACCCCGAAGAAGACGAGCTAAAGTTTGACAGCCTAAAAATAAGCTCACCAGCCATCGGCAAGTGGGTAGGATACACATCAACATCACAGCGAATATTAGAGGCATATCATACTAGCAGTGAAAGCCTGTTTGATATAGATCACGACTTAAACATCGAATTGCAAAACAATCGATCAGTTTCAGTATCTTATAATATCGAGATAAGTGACCGACACGACATCTTTCAAAGCAGCTTAAGCTTTCCACCTTCACTAATATTTAATTTTGACAACGCGACGGCCGCCCAAGCCGTTTCAGAATTCAATAAATCCTCAACTTTTATCTCCTTCTTTTTGGGGTTCAGCCCTGACATAAAATCAATCGAATTCTATGGAAATTTTTACCGCTGCACCATGTACTATCCTGGCAATATAAAGCACCCAAAGAAAAAAATGGACGAATGGGTATTATATCCACTAGGCTGGGACCTTGTTCCATTGTTTAATCATAGTGGTCTCCCCGCCATCCCGCCAGAAGCATTTAAAAACTATTTCGACGGTGATGACAACCTGCAAGACACTATATCAAAGTTCGTAACCTATCGAGAAATGCACAATATCGAAGATAGATTTCTCGGATTCTTTAGACTGCTTGAAAGGATATGCCTTCAAAAAAAATCCCACATAAACGAACAACAACTAGATAAACTTTTAGCCCACTCCAAAGAACTATTAGCCTCTTTCGGCCTAACATCCAGAAAAAGAAAAGACTTTGAAAGCTCCATCAGAAGAGCAAACAGCTCAAAATATAATACCGAAAAATGCATTAGTGACTTTATCGAAAAACTACCAACTGAAGTAACAGAAAAGCTTGAAACAAAAAAATCAGAACTCACAAACATATGCAAACTTCGGAACGATATCACCCATGCCAATCCCTACTCAATAGGCCGCTATGAAATTTATCACTACACAAACTTTATTCAATCCCTACTTTTTTGTGGCCTGCTCAAAAAGTTGGGAGTAGTGATAACCACATGTCCGGCACTCGGAAATAGGCTAAAGTTCATGCGCTGAGCTTGAGCACCCAAGTAATACCAGCTTACTGGCATATGAGTCGCCACACGAATCTCAACGGAGAAAGCCGAACTCTGCGCGGCAGAACCCGCGCAGCAGCCGGTCGCCTGTCAATCACGCGCCCGGAAATGCACAGCGATACAAATGCAAAACTGACCTCTATCTGCTAAGGATTTCTGGCATAGCCCTGAGCATCCAGAAAAAGTCCACATAACGTTCACACCCAGCGGGGACATCTGTAACAAGTATCCGTAAACACTCCATAAATTCATATGGACAAAAGACAAAAACAATACCCACGGGCGACTTTTACCGGCTTAGAATCCTTTGATTGACGGTTGAAAGCTGCGAGGGGTCAATAGCTGTCAGTATTTGCACAACGCCCCAGCAATCTCGACATGCCCCCCAGACGCCCCAGCATCGTGTCGATTCTCTACGAGTAGCTAACTTCCAGCCTTCCCCTCAAAAAAGGTAATTCCGGTAATTGCATACTGGAACGAGCCTGCACGCCTTGATTTACGTGGTCTGCGGTAATTACCACGAAGGGTAACTAGAGGTAAGGCAAAAGGTAATCCAAGCGTAAGACTCTGTTTTATAAGGTTTTTTATTTTTATAGATGTCACGTCAGGATAGGTAATCGACTTACTAACTTATTACCAATTTATTTCCTTCTTCTATCCCTCCGTATCCCTTGAGCTGTAAGGTATGTAGACCTTTGTCAAAACACAATTACCAAAATTACCTTTTTTTGAGGGGTCAACATAAAACGCCGGAAATGCCCGTTTCGGCCGTTCTCCCTACCTCACGCATGCACATCCATGGGAACACGCTGGGAACACTCACACGCCCGCCCTACCCCGCCAAAGCCCCGTAAATACAGGACTTGCGCGCCTGGGCGACGCGGCTTACAACGTTCGAATCCCTCTTTCACCGCCAAATTCGATGTAGACAAAAGCCCCGGCCTGCAAAGTCCGGGGCTTTTTGTTCATGCCTATGCAGCCCGCCGCTTCCGCCTCTGCCCCGCTCGCGGCTATGATCCGCGAATCATGCATCCCTTGATGAGGATGCACCCGCCCTGGGCACAAGGTCCCCTGCACCATGCTCGAACGCCCCTATAAGGATGACGACTCGCTGCTCGTCCTGATCGCCAAACTGCTGTTCAACCTGGCGCTGCTGGTGGTGCCGTTCATCATTCCGTTTTTCCTGCCGCCGCTGCTGGTGCTCGCCTACTGGCTGGGCGCGCACTTGGCCGAGTGGCTGGAGAACCGCATCACCGGCGAGGTGAACGGCACTTTCGTGTGGGTGCTGGGTAGCTGCCTGGGGTTGAGTGCGCTGGTTGCCAACCTGGTGTCGCCGGGGCTGGCCGGGGTGCTGTGCTTCGTGGTCCTGCTGCTGGTGCATGAAGGCTGGAAGCGGCTGGCGGGGCTGACCTTCAAGACACCGCCGCAAGGCCCGGGCCTGACCCGCACGCGCTCCACCGCCAGGCCGGGCACCAGCGCCTGGAGTGGGCCAGCGCCGGTGACACCGCAAGGTGAAGCGGTGCGCGTACTGCAGTGCAGCGAGTTCGTCATGGGCGGGCCGGCGGTGTGCGACTACCTGCTGCCGGACGGCAGCGTGATCAACGGCGGCGGAGCCTCCACCGCCTTCTCCCCGGACGGGCGCTACTTCGTGACCCCTGCGCCGTCGCGCACGGACTGGCCGCTGCTGATTCTCGACCGGCAGCTCGGCCTGCTGCATGTCTGCGACGTACAGAGTCGCTTCTGGGAGATCGACGAAGTCAGCGACACCACCATTATCGGACGGCAGAGCCCGCTGACCGACGACAGCGCCTGGGCGGCGCAGATCGACGAGCTTATCGCCCACGGCCAGACCCACCAGATGCATGAAGTGGCGGGCCTGAAAATCGCCAACGACCAGTGGCAATACCTGCAGCAGCGCCAGGAACAGGCCTTTCCTGCACCACCGCAGGCTGGTGGCCCGTCGTTCACCTGGCGCCCATGCATACCGGATGACCTCACCGTGCTGGAGAATCCGCTGGATCCGTTGTGGTACCCGGAGGCGCAGATCAGCGTCGACGGGCAGCCCAGTGGTCTGCGCCTGTCCATGCAGTTCCCCAAGGTGGCCTGGCGCGCCGACGGCCTTGCCCTGGCCTGCCTGGCCAGCCAGGGCGATGATCGGCAGAGCCACTGGTGGGTCTGGGACCGCGAGTGGAGACGCCTGCCGCCACTGACCGATCTTGCCGACTACATGCCACGCGCGCTGGCACAGGGCGACGCCCAGCTGGACAGCGACCACCTCGGCGTTGCATGGGAACTCATGCAACCCTACCTCGCCGATGATGAGCACGGCACGCTGAGCGGCCTGACTGCCAGCGCCTTGGAAATCGACGGCAAGGTGTTCGAACAACCGCGAATCATTCAGCGCGCCTCGCTGCACGAGCCGACTCAGGAACGAGTGCAGAGCGCGCCCCTGGCGGGCGGACAACGCCTGGAGTGGCAGCGTCTCTACGTGGACGAAGCCCTGTCCTGGCCGGTGTATCGCTGTTATCTGGGGAGCCAGGCGCTGCCCGGTGAATGGCTGCTCGACCATCGGATCAGCCCCAAAGGCCAACAGATCGCCCTGGTGGCCTATGCCCCGCCGCCAGCAGCGCCCCACCGGCTGGCGTTGCTGGATGCCGCCAGCGGCGAGGTGACCTGGCTGCCAGGCGAGTTCCTGGCCGCGCAACTGCAGGGGCTGAGCGATGAACACCTGTACCTGCTGCATATAACAGGTCGCCTGCAGGTCGCCGCGCCGCCCTCTCTGGAGCAGACCCTGCTGCCGGGTCTGCCGGACATGCAGAACGCCGCAGCTTTTCTGGAACCCGGGGAAAACCAGCGTCTTTATTACTCCAGAGCCCGCATTCCGACGAAATGACCGTTCGGTTTAGAAATCTGTTCTAGGGTGAATTCGGAGCGGCCCGCGACGGGCCGGCAGTCGAGACAAGGAGTAGATCATGCGCAGATCGGTCATATCCCTGCTGGCGGTGTTCGTATTGGCCGCCGCGCTGCCCTCGGTGGCCATTGCCGAAAACGAACTGGAAAAAGGCGTGCGCCACGATAACCGCGAGCTGGACAAGGGCGTGGATCATGACGCCAAGGAAGTCGACAAGGGCGTGAAGCACGATGCCAGCGAAGTGGACAAAGCTGCCAGGCACGCCGATGACGAGCGTCACAAGGCCGACAAGCATGTCGACAAAGAGGTCAAGAAGGACCTCTGATCGCCGCAGGTCGTGCTGGCGTGGCCGGGCGGCAGGCGCTTTGTTAACCTGTGCGGCTCCGCTTGGTTCGGGGCGAGTGCGCGACTGGCGCGCTCCAGCACCTGGAAACCGCCATGAGCCGAAGCCTGCGCCACACGCCGATCTTTCCCATCACCTCTGCGACTTCCGAAGCCTGGGACAAGGCCCGCTGGCATCGAGCCTGGCGCCGTGCCGAGCGTCAGCGCCTGGGCTGTCGCCCGTTCAGCGAACCCCTGCCGGAGCGAGCGTTCTTCAACCCATGGACGATGAACAAGGACGGTAAGCACTGGCGACCCGCAACGCCTCTCGGCCACCCGGTCATGCGCAAGTAAGCGGCATCACCGAAGTTTTCCTGATGCTGCGCCTGGGGTAGCATCCTCGGCCTGATGCCAAGGGCTGTCCGGATGCCATGATCAAGAATTGCTTACTCATCCTGCTGATGCTGCTGCCTGTGGGCCTTGCCCAGGCTGCCGGCGATGCCGAAGCCGGCAAGGCAGTATTCACCAAGCTGTGCTCGGGCTGCCACAAGATCGGCCCCTACGCACGGGCGGCGTTCGGCCCCCAGCTCAATGGGGTCATTGGCCGCCAGGCGGGGCACACCGACGACTACAAGTACACCGAGGCGATGCTTAACTCCGGGATCGTCTGGACCCGTGAGAACATCGCCCGTTTCGTCAAGGACCCCAGCGGCATGGTGCCCGACACGCGCATGAAACTCTGGTGGCTGGGCAATGACCAGCGCATGGAGGACCTGCTGGAGTACCTGCAGGCCAACCCCTGACCCTCAGCGTTCTGGCGTGTCGTAGGGCGGATAGTCGTCCTTGGGCTGGCGATCGTTCGGCGCATCGGCAGGTGCCGGCGGGTCGACCTGCGGGTCTTCGAGGTCGGGCGACTCATGATCGAAATCCAGGTCGTCAGGCTTGTGGGTATCAGGGGTTCGAGCAGACATGCAACCTCCGCAACATGATGGGCGTTGTAAGACTGTGAGCCGCCCGGGTCATGAAGGTGCACCCCGGATGGACGAACGGTAGGCCGTTGTCTGGCACTTGCGCCCAGTGCTAGCCTTGCGCCATCCACGGAGGGAATTCATGTCACGTCATTCGTTTCTGGCCATCTGGCTGCTGGCCACCGCCCTGCCCGCCTGCGCCGATATCTACAAATGCACCTCTGCCGAAGGTCATGTGAGCTTCGCCGCGGTCCCCTGCGAACCCGGCAAGGGCGAAACCACCGTGCAGCGCGGCGGCCCGCCATTGGCGACGCCGGATATCCCGCGCGAGCATATCCAGGAGGTCTATCAGCGGGCGATCAAGAACCTGCAGATTCCTGGCAAGGCCAACGTCAAGGTCATCGAAGGCGAGAACTACAAGAAGCTGCAGGTCAGCCGCCTGCCGCCTCCTACGGTCGCCTCGCAATGCGTCAGCCCTTTCTACGAAAGTGGCTGCTTCGACCCCTCGGCCGGCCAGTCATCCTTTGCCGAAGCGCTGCGCAGGGCCGCCGCAACCGGTGCGGCGATCCCGCCGGGCTTGCCAGGCAGCCTGCGAAACCCATAATGGCGCCTTTGCCCAGCCAATAGCCGAAGGACGCCTGGAATGAACCTCAACGACTGGCAACAAGCCGCCCTGGCCCGCTACCTCGCCGACCACCCGACCCTCAAGGATGAAATCGCCGCGCTGAGCGAACGCGAGCAGGCGCAGCAGGTGCAATGGGCCTTCGAGGACACCGCCGAGGAACAGGGTATCGAGCCCTGGGAACTGGCCATCGAACTGATCGCCGAGTCTCCCGAGCAACGTCAGGCCATGCGCCTGGAGGCACACCGACAGGTTGCCGAAGCACTGGGCATGGACTGGGAAGAATATTGCTCGTTCAACGATATCCAGCCGTGACCCACGGCTGCAGGCGTGGCCGACCGGGCCTTCGGTGACCCGTGAGTCAGTTCTTTACCTGCGCGCGGGGTATGCGTAACGTCTGCCCATCACGCCCAGAAGGAACCGTTCCATGAGTGACCTGCTCTCCTATCAGTTCGACGACGGCATCGCCACGCTGACCCTCAGCAACGGCAAGGTCAACGCCATCTCACCGGCGCTGATCGACGCGCTCAATGCCGCGCTGGATCAGGCCGAGAAAGACCGAGCCGTAGTGATCCTCACCGGCCAGCCGGGCATCCTCTCCGGCGGCTACGACCTCAAGGTGATGACCGCCGGCCCCGAGGCCGCCATCGCCCTGGTCGCCCAGGGTTCGACCCTGGCCCGCCGCCTGTTGTCGCACCCCTTCCCGGTCATCGTCGCCTGTCCCGGTCATGCGGTGGCCAAGGGCGCCTTCCTGCTGCTGTCGGCGGACTACCGCATCGGTGCCGCCGGCCCCTTCCAGATCGGCCTCAACGAAGTGCAGATCGGCATGACCATGCACCATGCGGGCATCGAGCTGGCCCGCGACCGGCTGCGCAAGTCAGCCTTCCACCGCGCGGTGATCAACGCCGAGATGTTCAGCCCGGAAGCGGCGCGGGAGGCCGGCTTCTTCGATCAGGTCGTGGCCGCGGAGCAGTTGCTGGAGACCGCTCGCCAGGTGGCCGGCAACCTC
The Pseudomonas sp. DTU_2021_1001937_2_SI_NGA_ILE_001 DNA segment above includes these coding regions:
- a CDS encoding outer membrane assembly lipoprotein YfiO, translated to MRTRLLTTLAVILGSVSSFQAQASSDDSCYPRWSLIKENLEGCNNLPFLSPGNDSQVNLRLLLADKGALPLNPQPLQAVDLDSGYGPVPFPTYRLRPTDQPSAPESSTPENASLARLQAMGLALPEHSAGDDFLQGEGSRCRSNDVSSAQDFIDQVLDSPDLADNERKTLAEARLQMLGACSWEPAQQASLIPASLPSPAAQAFATYLRAAADFYSGRFDEASQGFTALAGSSQPWLKETAAYMSARTLLNQAQQDAFDEYGQLTEEIADKALAQQAAQGLQAYLSAWPQGTYAASARGLLRRVYWLSGEDEQLTTEYIWQLTQAREEQRNVDLDELVNEIDLKLLGAGTGILPDPMLMAVSDLLMMREQNQTRLSLDDLQAQKAVFDSQPALFDYLQAAHALYVQDDPAKALTLLPAAPAANLDYLGFSQQMLRGLALQARQDWKGAQQTWLAILPQANAPLQREQLELALAMSYERDEQLARVFASDSPIRSQQVRNILLSHVADAELLRQQTTQGMDEQERQLALFVLLYKDLLRSRYADFAEDFKRLPSPMAGENLGRALDYFYFNQQAPTLAMFQWQGDKAESGYACPTIAQTAAALQADSKDPKGLNCLGEFILRNRLDSMSLDQRRDADTLGGTAPGFTGEVYSRLDGYRQVIDNPKAGRDEKAYALFRAINCYAPSGYNSCGGQEVEPPVRKAWFRQLKTTYASTQWGQTLQYYW
- a CDS encoding DUF3142 domain-containing protein, with translation MGPDPAVLLVKSVRAWRWLALFGLLGALPAAAAVDARHYDAFWLWAGVEGQPVLAEARTLYLLQGQVSQSRRSGQVNFIAQGPAVSRLPQPELWIVYRAHTLRWPDSVYRQLFAQVRRWRAAGNPVIGIQIDFDARTRYLDEYVSFLRDLRQRLPADYRLSITGLLDWSSHADANAIADLKGVVDEVVVQTYQGRHSIPDYGAYLPRLSRLGLPFKVGLIQDGHWQAPDFLSDSPWFRGYVVFLQNR
- a CDS encoding HEPN domain-containing protein, yielding MQKSASASASASASAVQSLLPSGELVPHHACLLNLWRTRPLTSACSASSAMVLGRIAHTAPLFTFLHSLSLLLRSQHTYGIGTDSLFGKPVYRTVRLLCFIKVHEKEMNKIEELTLGESYSFQVVFIQNGNAFAAKIEANPDKITLTIMTEHTNLKELQPLEPHIDEIICQHRHDKFILGELEMLTSSTREICAVTKTWFQEYSYSAKYLLYCTNPEEDELKFDSLKISSPAIGKWVGYTSTSQRILEAYHTSSESLFDIDHDLNIELQNNRSVSVSYNIEISDRHDIFQSSLSFPPSLIFNFDNATAAQAVSEFNKSSTFISFFLGFSPDIKSIEFYGNFYRCTMYYPGNIKHPKKKMDEWVLYPLGWDLVPLFNHSGLPAIPPEAFKNYFDGDDNLQDTISKFVTYREMHNIEDRFLGFFRLLERICLQKKSHINEQQLDKLLAHSKELLASFGLTSRKRKDFESSIRRANSSKYNTEKCISDFIEKLPTEVTEKLETKKSELTNICKLRNDITHANPYSIGRYEIYHYTNFIQSLLFCGLLKKLGVVITTCPALGNRLKFMR
- a CDS encoding c-type cytochrome, giving the protein MIKNCLLILLMLLPVGLAQAAGDAEAGKAVFTKLCSGCHKIGPYARAAFGPQLNGVIGRQAGHTDDYKYTEAMLNSGIVWTRENIARFVKDPSGMVPDTRMKLWWLGNDQRMEDLLEYLQANP
- a CDS encoding DUF6021 family protein; protein product: MSARTPDTHKPDDLDFDHESPDLEDPQVDPPAPADAPNDRQPKDDYPPYDTPER
- a CDS encoding DUF4124 domain-containing protein, which encodes MSRHSFLAIWLLATALPACADIYKCTSAEGHVSFAAVPCEPGKGETTVQRGGPPLATPDIPREHIQEVYQRAIKNLQIPGKANVKVIEGENYKKLQVSRLPPPTVASQCVSPFYESGCFDPSAGQSSFAEALRRAAATGAAIPPGLPGSLRNP
- a CDS encoding DUF6388 family protein — encoded protein: MNLNDWQQAALARYLADHPTLKDEIAALSEREQAQQVQWAFEDTAEEQGIEPWELAIELIAESPEQRQAMRLEAHRQVAEALGMDWEEYCSFNDIQP
- a CDS encoding crotonase/enoyl-CoA hydratase family protein; this encodes MSDLLSYQFDDGIATLTLSNGKVNAISPALIDALNAALDQAEKDRAVVILTGQPGILSGGYDLKVMTAGPEAAIALVAQGSTLARRLLSHPFPVIVACPGHAVAKGAFLLLSADYRIGAAGPFQIGLNEVQIGMTMHHAGIELARDRLRKSAFHRAVINAEMFSPEAAREAGFFDQVVAAEQLLETARQVAGNLKKLNMNAHRQTKLKARRAFLETLDAAIEQDRQHLA